The DNA region CCCCTTCACCCCAACCTCAGAACAATGCGGGACTCTCTACTCTGGGTTACTCTGGGGGTACTGGGGGTCCTGGAAAAAGGGGGGCACACCTACCAAAACCCCCACCAGCCTTTTCAAGTCACATGGATCTTAAAAAATGGAGAGACCTACGAAGAGCTAAACCGGACCACAGCCACCCAACCGAAAGATAAGTGGTGGCCGGACTTATATTTTAACCTTACAAAATTAATCGAACAATCAGGATACTCCAAGTGTAGGGTCAGGTCTCTCGGGTTTTATGCCTGCCCGGGACATCAGCGAGAAAACATAAAAACCTGTGGGGGAATGGTGAGCCGCTACTGTAAATCCTGGGGCTGTGTTACTTCCAATGATGGGTATCGGAAGTGGTCGGTGACCAGGCCAGACCTGATCAATATGTCCTTCACGGGTCCTCTTCCAAAATCAGATTGGCAGGGACGACCCTCCAACCCAGGGCAATGCAGCGACCAGATCCGACTATCATTCACACAGCAGGGACGGACTGAAAATAGATGGATTTCCGGGCTGTCCTGGGGGGTAGTGATATATGATACCTATGGTACGGGAAGCAATAGTGCAACATTGTATGTTCAGCAAGTCCTACAACCCGCCCAGACCCAAGTTATGGGGCCCAACCAGATTATTACACCCCCCCGCCCCTCACCACAAGGGACAAATGCCGCAAATGTTGTGACCTCGCCTACCCCTACCCCCTCTCttcagctaacccagacagaccCACCAGAAACCCAAGAACCCCTGTGGGCCTTGATCAAAAAAACCTACGGGGCCCTTAACCACTCCAATCCTAATGTGACTCAATCCTGCTGGCTTTGTTACACCTCACACCCACCTTACTACGAGGCCGTGGGTTTAAATGCCACCTACAACTTATCCACTCTCTCTAACCCACCACAGTGCTCTTGGGGAGACCGCAAGGTGGGCCTTACCATGAAACAAGTATGGGGTTCGGGGACCTGCTTAGGCACGGTTCCTACAGATAAACAAACCCTGTGTGCCCAGACTGACAATGACACCAACTTCACCGACAAGACCTACGTCATTCCCGAAATCGGGGGGTGGTGGATATGCTCACGGACTGGGCTGACGCCCTGTCTCCATTTGGCTGTCTTCGACCAGAGCAGAGAATTCTGTGTCATGGTAGTAGTAGTACCCAAGATTACATACCACCCAGAGGAGGTCCTCTACAACTTTTGGGACCAAGATACCCCAGCTCCCAGACATAAGAGGGAGCCCGTTACAGCTATTACTCTAGCAACACTGTTCGCCCTGGGGGCGGCCGGAACGGGCACGGGCATTGCTTCCCTGACTACACAACATCAGGGCCTAATCACCCTGAGAGTCGCCATTGATGAAGACATTGCACGAATAGAAAAGTCTATGATGGCCTTGGAAAAATCCCTAACCTCTTTGTCAGAAGTGGTGTTACAGAACAGACGAGGCCTAGACCTGATTTTTTTACAACAAGGGGGCCTCTGTGCAGCCCTCAAAGAAGAGTGTTGCTTTTACGCAGACCATACAGGGGTAGTGAGAGAGTCCATGGCCAAAGTAAGAGAAGGACTAGAGCGCAGAAAGAGGGAACGGGAAGCCCAGCAAGGTTGGTTCGAATCATGGTTCCAAaactccccctggctgaccacccTGCTCTCGACCTTAATGGGACCACTCATAATCCTCTTGTTGCTCTTAACTTTCGGGCCCTGTCTCTTAAATAAGCTCTTGGCCTTCGTCAAACAGCGGCTCAACACGGTTCAGCTGATGGTACTGCGACAGCAGTACCAAGGGCTTCCAACGGGCACTCTGTGACAAAATTAACGGCAGACGCTCCCTGTCATCCCGGCCACACCCTACCCCTCGCCGCCCCCGTTCAGCAGGAAGAAGCCAGAGAGAACCGGCGCCCCTTGTCCTATAACTAAAAGGCCGGGATGAAAGGTCGAggcatgcccccgggaaagtgctacaaggcaaattccggaggctggctaaactttcaggggctggccccctgcagcctggtccaatcaggtaccaacacagccctcggacactgaccaccgctgtagcccgcgctttcttccttatatgaaaagacctggcctggacgccctgcccggactataaaacccctccccacccctcataccttgcagactccctttgtctcctcactcaccagccccccgggagttctgcccgagagtgagagcgacgcttaataaaaaggcctttaccaccggtccttagaggcggctttttctttctcccgcggcgttttctaacaATGATTATTAGACTTGTCatggtaatcattttgtaatttatttgatttcagatcactatgttgtacacctgaaactaacataatattgtatgtcaactatatctctatgaaaaataaaaatatatttgaaaaagatgcaattaaaaacaaaatgatactTGAAAAACAggtatttcttttactttagtACATGGGATATACCAGCATTAATTTCCTCAAAACAGAACCATTAAGTGACAAATACAGTCCTGTATGAaagtttcttctatttttaagtcCTAGAACATAAATACTGCCAGGCAAGAGGGCACAAGACATAGCTGCTTATGTGTATGaagaaagtaaatataaatacatttatacgCAAAACGTAATTCGTGGTCTCAGTGAAACAACCTGCCTCTCAAGACCTAGAAGTCTTCCCTGAATCACTGTGCTTATAGGCACGTTTTTACAGGATGCCCTGtcagtcattttttttctgtactaCAGGCATAGTCATGAAAAaaacctagaagtggaattctgtcttttttatttcttaccaCCTCTGCTGTGGATTCAGCCAGCTTCAGAACCCAGAACTTTCCTCAACTAACAGTGCCCAAGTTTTCCTTATGTTTCTCAGATTCATTCCTAAAGATAACTGCAGTAACTCAGAATcccaggaaaaaaatcagattttgaaAAAGCCTGCAATAGGC from Cervus elaphus chromosome 4, mCerEla1.1, whole genome shotgun sequence includes:
- the LOC122692732 gene encoding MLV-related proviral Env polyprotein-like — translated: MRDSLLWVTLGVLGVLEKGGHTYQNPHQPFQVTWILKNGETYEELNRTTATQPKDKWWPDLYFNLTKLIEQSGYSKCRVRSLGFYACPGHQRENIKTCGGMVSRYCKSWGCVTSNDGYRKWSVTRPDLINMSFTGPLPKSDWQGRPSNPGQCSDQIRLSFTQQGRTENRWISGLSWGVVIYDTYGTGSNSATLYVQQVLQPAQTQVMGPNQIITPPRPSPQGTNAANVVTSPTPTPSLQLTQTDPPETQEPLWALIKKTYGALNHSNPNVTQSCWLCYTSHPPYYEAVGLNATYNLSTLSNPPQCSWGDRKVGLTMKQVWGSGTCLGTVPTDKQTLCAQTDNDTNFTDKTYVIPEIGGWWICSRTGLTPCLHLAVFDQSREFCVMVVVVPKITYHPEEVLYNFWDQDTPAPRHKREPVTAITLATLFALGAAGTGTGIASLTTQHQGLITLRVAIDEDIARIEKSMMALEKSLTSLSEVVLQNRRGLDLIFLQQGGLCAALKEECCFYADHTGVVRESMAKVREGLERRKREREAQQGWFESWFQNSPWLTTLLSTLMGPLIILLLLLTFGPCLLNKLLAFVKQRLNTVQLMVLRQQYQGLPTGTL